In Chthoniobacterales bacterium, the sequence ACGATCGTGCGGGGCGTCGCGACGGGAGAGACGCCGCCGCGTTCGTCGGCAAGATGCGCGGTGGCGGTGGCGTCGAGGAATTCCGCGGTGAGGCGGAAATTCAGGAATCCCGCGCCGGCGAGGGTGGGGGGCTCGGCGAGGCCGGAAACGTCGATCTTCTCCGCGATGGCCTGGCCGAGCTCACGGGGATTTTTCCGCTCCCGTTTGGCGAGCACCATGGCGGCGTTCGACTGGTAGTCGCCAAAACGCCCGTCGGCGGACGGCGTGACTTCGGCGAGGGAGGAGTCGAGGGAAAGGGCGTCGAGCGCGGCGCGCAGACGCTCCTCCAGCAGGGAGCGCACGGTGGGCATGGGAAGAATCAACCGCGCTGCGAGCGGTTGGTGAAGACCTGGAGAATCTCCGTCGCGTTGGTCGCGCTGCCGAGCTCGTCGCGCACGGTGCGGTCGTTCAGAAACTTGGCGATCGCCGCAAGCGTGCGGAGATGGGTCTGGAATTGATCGCGGGGAACGATGAAGAGGACGATGAAGTGGACGGGCTGGTTGTCGAGCGAGTCGAACTCGATGCCGGTCTTCGAACGGCCAAAGCCGGCGACGACATCGGTGACGCAATCCGACGATGCGTGCGGGATCGCGATGCCAAAGCCGATGCCGGTGCTCATGGTCTCCTCCCGCTGCTTGAGAGCGGCGAGGATGCTCGGCATATCCTCCTCGGAGATGCGGCTGGCGGCGACGAGACGCCCGATAATTTCTTCGATCGCCTGCCACCGTTCACCGGCTTGCATTTCCGGGATGATTTGTTCGGCAGAGAGAAGATTGGCCAACATCATGGTTCGTCGGGTCGCGCGGGGAAGGCGCGGAGAGTCCCGCCAAGCTAACAATCGAAGGGGCGATGACAAGCGCGATGTTGGCAGCGCTCCGGCGGAGACAGGGCGAAACAGCCCGTCTCGCGGGGGTGGTTTCCGCGTTGAGGGCTTGCGTGCCGCGCCGTTTCCCGCTTACGTCCCAAAGAGAGCCGCGCCCGCCGTTTCCCGTCGTCGGACGTCGAGATTATCACCATGGACGAGTCTTCAAGTATCTATAGCCGATTTTTGGCCAAGGCAAAGCCATCCCCGGAGCCGCCGGTGCCGGAGCCGGCGAGTGCTCCAGAAATCGCGCCTTATCGTCCGACGGGCACAAAGCGACTGATCGTCCCGGCCACGAGCAAGGGGGGCGTCGGCAAGTCCTACATTACGCTGAACCTTTGCGAGTGGCTGAAGTCGCAGAAGGTGCCTTTCGTTGCGTTCGATCCGGATTGGTGCAACTCCACGCTCACGCGCTTCTATCCCGATGCGGAGTTCATCGACATCAGCGAGGCCGTCCACCTCGATAACGTCATCCGCGCTTTCGAGCGTTCGGACCTTGTCATCACCGACGGGGTCGGTTCGATGCAGGCAAAGTTCATCGACTGGCTCGAGGAGACGCGAGTTTTCGATCTGCGCGAGGAACTCAGCCTCGACATTACGATGCTCGTCATCATCGAGGAGGACAAGGAAACCGTCTTTCAGGCCGGGCAGGCTGCGCAGCGGGTGGGGGAACGGGCAAACTGGCTGGTTGTTCGGAACCTCAAGACCTCGCCCGTCACCGAAATTTACGACAACAGCAACGCCCGCAAGAGCCTTCTGGAGCTGGGCGCCAAGGAGATCACCGTCGAGCGGCTGCCCTGGAATCTGAACAGCATGATCCAGAAATCCAGCAAGACGATCACCGGCCTTGTCGAGGACGAGAGCATCTTTTTCCTCGAGCGGCAGCGCATGCGCTCCTACCAGCAGCGGCTTTTCGACGAATTTGCCAGCGCCCGCGACTTTCTGCTGCCCGGGTCCCTGATTCCGCCGCCGGCTCCTCCGGAACCGGCTCCCGTTCCCGCGGAAGAGCCCTCCGCGCCGGCCGCGGTGGCGCCTTCCCAGCCGGTTTCGCGTCCCCGGGTGCCGCCTCAGGAAGTCTGATCCATGGTTGCGAACGAACTGCCAGCGGACATCCTCTCGGGCTCATCGACCCCGAAGCGACTCATCCTCGTCGCGATGGACAAAGGCGGTGTCGGCAAATCGTTTTTTACGATTCTGCTCGCCCAGTGGCTGAACGCGAAGGGAAAGCCCTTCCTTGCCTTCGATCCCGACTACAACAACTCCACCCTCACCCGGTTCATTCCCGATTCGCAGTTTCTCGACATTCGACACTCTGAGAATCTGGACCGGATCATCGAGGTCATGCAGGAGCATCCGCTAGTGCTCGTGGACGGCGTGGGCTCCCACCAGCGCATCTTTCTCGACTGGCTCGAGGAGACGAACCTCCTCAAGCTTCGTCACGCCATGAAACTTGAGCTCACGCTTGTCCTGATCGTCGAGGAGGATAAGGACACTGTCCATCAGGCTGGCGAAGCAGTCAGCCGAATCGGCAATCAGGTGGATTGGCTGGTCGTGAGAAATCACAAGACGATGCCGAGTTCCCGGATCTACGACCGCAGCAAGGCCCGAAAGGAGCTGCTCAGCTGCGGTGCCAGGGAGCTCACGCTGACCAAGATGAATACGGAACTGGTATTCTTTTTGCAGCAGCAATCCATGACGATCGACAAGGCGTTGGAGAGCAACCGGCTGTTTTTGATTGATCGGCAACGCCTCGTTGACTATCGGAGGTCGATTTTTAGCCAGTTTGAAGCCAATTCCCGTATCTTACTATCATGAGCGACTCCTCTGAACTCCAGGCCAAGATTCTGGAATGGCAACGCCGATACAACATCGAAGACGGCGATCCGGCCATGGCGCTCATCGAGCTGCTCAACATTTACGGCTATCGAAACGGGGCGACTTCCTACCCCGTTCCGGTTCCGGCAGCACCGGCTCCGGTCGTTTCCACCACCGAGGTGGCGCCGATGGTCGTGCCGGCCCATCTCGACGATGCGGTGGTCGAGCAGATTCGCAGCCAGCTTTTCCCGGCCATCGAGCGACTGGGGTTCCAGACGCAGGAGCTGAAGCAAAAGGTCGAGGTGATGGCGCTGGAAACGTTTTCTCAGCAGGTCGCCACGTATCACGAGGGGATCGACTATTGCACGAAGAAGCTCGATGTGGTGAAGAAAGACAGCGACGCGCTCGTGGTCCAGCTCTCGAAGGTCGCGAATTCCATCGCGCCGATCACCCGCCTCGCCGTCCTCGTTCTTGTGCTTGTGGCCTTTGTCCTGGGCTTCGTGGCCGCGGTCGCATTCTATAAATAGTCCCACTTTCTTGAATCGGCGCCTGCTTCCAATCTCCTTCGGGTCTTTCCCGCGACGCCGGTCATGAGTTTCCGCGAGACCATCGAGCATCTCGATCAGAAGGGCGCGCTCCGCGCCCTCGCGATTGGATTGATCCTCGCGGTGATGATTTTCTTCGCAGCGAACGTCAATACGGCGTCCCAGCTTGCCGTAGGCGTCTCCGGCATCGTGGTGCTGATGATTCTGCGCTTCTTCAAGAAGAACGAGAACACGCGCGTCATCTTCCTGAGCATCGCCTCGTTCCTGTCGCTGGACTACGTGTTCTGGCGCACGTTCACGACGCTCACCTATTACGATCTCGTCAGCTTCACCTGCGCCATCCTCCTCTACATGGCGGAGATGTATGGGTTCATCGTTTACGGGCTGAGCATCTTCGTGAACATCGATCCGCTGGATCGCAAGCCCTACCCGCTTCCCGCGAACAAGGACGAGTGGCCGACGGTGGACG encodes:
- a CDS encoding PTS sugar transporter subunit IIA, which gives rise to MMLANLLSAEQIIPEMQAGERWQAIEEIIGRLVAASRISEEDMPSILAALKQREETMSTGIGFGIAIPHASSDCVTDVVAGFGRSKTGIEFDSLDNQPVHFIVLFIVPRDQFQTHLRTLAAIAKFLNDRTVRDELGSATNATEILQVFTNRSQRG